The genomic window CCAAGGAGAAGAGGTCAATGTACTCACCCCTCATTATTCGCTCCTTTGTTGCAGGTAGGAGGTGCTCCCCCAGAGGGGCAGAGACCTCCAAATACGGGCTGCAAGCCGCCGGGTAGGAGGCAGCCTGCACAGGACGGATCCCAACAGAATCATCCTGGCCCACAATGCTCGTTGTCCCTGCTAATATAGCGGGTGCATGCGGGGGCCCCCCCGCTGCAGTTGCGGGCTCTGCGGGTATGACTACAGTTGCAGGCGATGCTTCCTTCTGCAGTGAGTTACCAGACTCCCGTGCATTACCCCCCACCTCAGCCCCACCAGAGCTTAACTCGCTGACCTGACCATGTTGTTGAGTGTTAGAGGGCAAGCAGATGGTTGAGCCTACCCCTGTGGGCACGGGAGGCCCATTTTCGGGACCGGACAGCCTTGGTGACCACACCGCAGTGGGCCAAACCTGATCGTGTAGCAATGACATACCTGGAGCAGCAGTTGAGGTGGATGCTCCTATGTTGACCATTGACATCTGAGCTGCCCCAGCCTCAGAAGTCACAGCCACATCTGGAGATGGAGCCACATGCGACGTGGAAGGCCCTTGGCCTGAGTCAGCCTCAGCCCTGCTAGGACCTCGTCCCGCACTGAGCCCTTGTGCTAAGCGATATATATCTGCAAGGGTTAGCTGAGCAGGAACCACCCCCGTCTGCCCTTGTGGCGCCAACACCCTGTAAATGTCGGCCAATGAAGGCTGATCGCCTGCATTGACTAGTTGGCCCACCGGTGGTTCCAGGGGGACAGGAGGTGCAACACTCTCCACCTGCCCCCCCGCCGGCACTGCTGCCCGCTCGGCTTCTATAGCAGCCAACCGAGTGTACAGCTGATCCAAGCGTGCCTCGACTGCATCACTGTGCCTTGCTTTTTTGCTGGGGCGGTTATGGCTCTTTCGAGCAGCAGGAGCCGGTGTTTTTTTGGGCTTACTCCGAGGCATGGTACACCTGTGATAAACAAGCGAAGCAAAGCACAGGGTTAAGATCCAGCCAGCCGACC from Sceloporus undulatus isolate JIND9_A2432 ecotype Alabama unplaced genomic scaffold, SceUnd_v1.1 scaffold_673, whole genome shotgun sequence includes these protein-coding regions:
- the LOC121917773 gene encoding uncharacterized protein LOC121917773, with protein sequence MPRSKPKKTPAPAARKSHNRPSKKARHSDAVEARLDQLYTRLAAIEAERAAVPAGGQVESVAPPVPLEPPVGQLVNAGDQPSLADIYRVLAPQGQTGVVPAQLTLADIYRLAQGLSAGRGPSRAEADSGQGPSTSHVAPSPDVAVTSEAGAAQMSMVNIGASTSTAAPVRQVSGSGPVRFSESLESAGAPMESWRIEVNRAILMSLAPSTQLAYHRSWRVFQRFVASMGLH